The Kiritimatiellaceae bacterium genome includes the window GGCGTACTCGGTGCCTACGCCGCGCTCCACCCCAAACGCGAACTCATCCTCATCTTCTTTCCGTTCATGCCGATCAAAGCGTGGGTATTCGTCCTCCTGATCGGACTCTATGAATTCATGCACGTTCTCGCCGGGCCCGGCGGACATATCGCCAACGCCGCGCACCTTGGCGGCGGCATCGTCGGCTACATCTACGCCACCGTCATCGGACGCCCCGACATTATGCATAAACTCGGAAAGAAATTCCGGCCATCGAAAAAACCACCTGTCAGCCGCGCCGAAATCGACCGCATCCTCGATAAAGCTGCCCAGCAAGGTATGCACTCGCTGACGAGCCGTGAACGCGACCTGCTCAAACGCGCCGGAAAACAGTAAAGCAAAAAGAAAGGTGACGATGAAAAAACGAATACCGCACGGTTTAACCGTGCTGGCATGCATGTCGGTTCTACTAGCTTCCGCGTTCACCCATGCTGCTGCAGAAGAGTCACAGATAGAGGCCCGTATCTTCCAAAGCAAAGACGGCGGCACCATGCCTTACCGGATTCTCAAACCGGCCAATTACGATCCCGGTGTAAAATATCCGCTGGTGCTGTGCCTCCATGGCGCCGCCGGATGCGGAGCCGACAACACAAGCCGGGGAACAGAAGCTTTTACGGCCCTGTCGGCGCCGGAAGTGCGAAAGGCATATCCGGCTTTTCTTCTGACACCTCAATGTCCGTCCGGAAAACGATGGGTCAACACGCCGTGGAATGAAGGCTCCTATTCCACTACCAATATACCGGTCAGTGAGCAGATGAAACAGGTCATGGAAATTCTCGATTCCGTGGAAAAAGAATTCAGCATCGATCCGTCCCGCATCTACGTCACGGGACAATCCATGGGCGGTTATGGAACCTGGGACATTGTTCTGCGTAATCCGCACAAATTTGCCGCCGCCGTTCCGGTGTGCGGTGCAGGCGACCCCGGTCAAGCAAAGAGTATCGCACACCTTCCGGTCTGGGCGTTTCACGGCGAGAAAGACCCAACGGTTCCGGTTGCCGGTTCGCGGGAAATGATTCGGGCTCTCAAAGAGGCTGGCAGTGCGGCCCGGTACACCGAATATCCCGGCGTCGGACATAGTTCGTGGACACCGGCATGGAAGGATAAAGAATTGATTCCGTGGCTGTTCAGTCAGCGGAAAGCAGTCGAACCCGTCAGCAAGGCGATGGGTAAATGAAAAAGCCGAATATCGTCTTCATCCTGATCGACGATATGGGCTGGAAAGATATCGCCTGCTGCGGCAGCGAGTTTTACGAAACTCCGAACCTCGACCGGCTGGCCGGTCAGGGTATGCGGTTCACCGATGCCTACGCATCCTGCCCCGTCTGCTCGCCGACCCGGGCGAGTATCCTCGCCGGAAAATATCCGGCAACGGTGGGAATCACCGACTGGATTGACTCGGACAATTATGTCCATCCGGCGCGCGGTAAACTCATTGATGTTCCCTACCTGAAGCAGCTGCCGACCTCCGAGTATTCGCTCGCCAAAGCGCTGAAGGCTGGCGGCTACCGCACCTGGCATGTCGGCAAATGGCACCTCGGCGGCGACGGATACCTGCCGCAGAACCACGGCTTCGATGTCAATATCGGCGGCGGACGGCAGGGCTATCCCGGACCGGGCGGCTATTTCAGTCCATGGACCATTGAAGCGTTCAAAGACGTCGTCGTTCCGGACGGAACCGATCTCACCGACTACCTGACCGATCAGGCCATCAATCTGATTCGCGAAAAAAGCGATGCGCCGTACTTCCTGAATCTGTGGCACTACACCGTCCATACGCCTATTCAGGCCAAGGCGGACAAAATCAAAAAGTATGAAGACAAGGCCAAAGCCATGGGCCTCGATGAGATGAAGACCTTCGAGGAAGGCGACTTCTATCCCTGCGAACACAAAAAGGATAAACGGATTCTCCGCCGCCTCGTTCAGTCCGACGCCGTCTATGCCGCCATGATCGAAACGCTCGACGACAACATCGGACGTCTGATGGACGCCATTGAAGAATCCGGCGAAGCCGGTAACACCATCGTCATCTTCACCTCCGACAACGGCGGACTGGCGACCGCCGAGGGCTCGCCGACCTGCAACGCGCCGCTGGCGGAAGGAAAAGGCTGGATGTACGAAGGCGGCACGCGCGAACCGTTATTTATCCGCTGGCCCGGCGTGATTGACGCCGGCTCCGTCTGCCGCACACCGGTCACCAGCCCCGACTTCTACCCCACTCTGCTCGAAGCCGCCGGACTCGATCTGATTCCCGGCCAGCACGTTGACGGCGTAAGTTTTCTTCCGCTCCTGAACGGCGGAAAAATTCCGGAGCCGCGCGCCATCTTCTGGCACTACCCTCATTACGGAAATCAGGGCGGAACGCCCGGCTCCTCCGTCCGGCTCGGAAACTACAAACTGATCGAATTCTTCGAAGACGACCGGATCGAACTCTACGGTCTGGAAAACGATCCGGGCGAAACGCAAAACCTTTCCGGTAAACTGCCTGAACTTGCCCGAAGCATGCGGGAAACCCTGCATCAGTGGCAGCGGCACGTCGAAGCCAAAATCCCCCAGCCAAATCCGGAATGGAAAAACTGCATCGCAACCGTCCCGGTCGCCTTGTAATTAAACCAAACTACAGCTTTATCATTTCGAGCGCGGTTTCGGTGTCGAGGCCGCGGGTGACGCTGAGCAACAGCGGATTAGTCAGTTTCACGTCGCCGAGCAATACGCCGCCGACCACCTTGCCGTCTTTGAAGTAGATCTTCCGGTATTTGCCACTCAGTTCGTTGTACTCCATAATCTGTTCGTACTTTCCGTCACCGGCACCGAGGTCGCCGATGGAAAACAGCGAAGTGCCGAAGGCGGCCAGCGTCGCGCCGTAGAGTTTGCATGCGTAGGTTTTGTCATCGCCCGCAATATTGGCTCCGGCGACATTGCCTTGCAGCGACGCCGGTTCCCACAGTCCGCCGCAGCGTCCGTTGACGGCGGCGCAGTCGCCGACAGCGTAGATGCCGGAATCCGACGTCTGCATCCGTTCGTTGACTTCAATGCCGCGATCGACATGCAGTCCCGCCGCTTTCGCCAGTTCCACGTTGGGGCGGATGCCCGCCGAAACAATCACGATGTCGGCAGGAATTTCCTGCGGTGCGCGGGTTTTAAGTCCGGTCACTTTGCCTTCGCCGAGAATTTCTTCGACGTAAACGCCGTAATGAATTTCGACGCCGCTCTTCTGAATGATTTTGGTGAAGAGCGGTGAGCCGTCAGGATCGAGCTGGCGCGGCAGTACCGACGGACAGGCTTCCAGCACCGTCACGTTGTGGCCGAGCCGGTGAAGCGCGTCAGCGGTTTCGAGGCCGAGCAGTCCGCCGCCGACAATCGCTACTTTTTTCGGTCCGCCAGCGAGCAGTCCGTTCAGACGGTCAAAGTCGGTCTTTTCGCGCAGCGCCACCACTTCCGTCAGATTCGCCCCCTGAATCGGCGGAATAAAACACGAAGCGCCGGTGGCCAGCACCAGTTTGTCGTACTTCACCGTTTTGCCATCGGCCAGCCGGAACGACTTGTCGCGCGGCGACAGGCTTTCCACCGTCACGCCGAGATGCAGGTTGATCCGGTTCTTTTCATAGAAATGTTCCGGATGAATAAAGTATTCGGTGTCTTCGACCTTGTCGGCCAGCGCACGGGTGAGCACCGGACGGTAATACGGCAACAGCTCCTCGCGGGTGTAGAGATCAATCTGCGCTTTGTCGTTGCGCTTGCGCAGCGCTTCGGCGGCGGCGAGCCCGCCCGCGCCGGAACCGATAATGGCGACGCGCATTTCACGGTCGTCGCGGAACGTGACGACTTCGGGCGTGTACTCGATAAACGCCTCCTGCCCTGCGCCGCAAACCGGGCAGTTCTGCGGCGGCATCGCCCCTTCGAACACTTCGCCACAGACGGTGCATTTCCAGTAGGTCTTGCCGGTAGCGTCGGTTTTCAATTTCACCCACTCCTCCTGAAGTTTCTTGCCGAACTTCTGTCCGTACTTGCGGGCCTTGGCGAGTTTGTCTTTGTTTTCCGGATTGAAAACCGTTTTGAACGCGGGTTCGACGGTCTTCATGCGCAGCAGGCTCAGTCGGCCCATAACCATGTCCGGCCCTTCGCCGCTCCAGCCGTAGCTGCCGAAAACGCCAGCGAGTTTGCCGCCTTCGGTGATGCCATTGAGTCCCATCGCCAGATTCATAATCGGCGGCAGCGCGTCGCCGTTGATCGTACAGGTGCCGAGCAGAAAGCCGTCGGCTTCTTTGATTTCCGCCAGCACTTTATCGTGATCTTCCGTCACCATATCGCGCAGACTGACGTCGGCATCGATCACGTCGCGGACACCGGCGCTGATTTCGCGTGCCAGCCGTTCACTGTAGCCGTAAGCGGAAACAAAGGCGGTGACCACTTTCGGTTTGCTGCGCTTTTCTTTTTTCGCCGGTTTGCTCCACTGATCGTAGAGGCCGATGTAATGCGGAATATCTTTGCGCAGTACCGGCCCGTGCCCGCAGCAAATCGTTTCGATCGCCAGCGGTTTGATGCGCTCCAGCGCATACTGCACATACGGTTTGAACGGCCCCATGATGCAGTTGAAGTAATACTGATACGCTGGGGTGAAATCCCCGTCGATCTGATCGTTGAACACCTTGTCGTCGGCGTAGTGACAGCCGAACGAGTCGCAGGTGACCAGCGTCTTGAGTTCCGGAATGTAGGTATAGATGGAATCCGGCCAGTGCAGAAACGGCACGGAGAGAAACTGCAAATGGATGTCATCAATCGCAATCACTTCGTCATCAGCCACCGCTTTACCGGGAATTTCACGGTTGCAAATGTCGCGCAGATAACTTAGCGCCACGTTGGATGCGAGCACCTTGGCGTTCGGCGCGTAGTCGAGCAGCTTTTCCAGCGAGCCGGCGTGGTCGGGTTCGGTATGGTCGATCACGATATAATCAATCGTCGCCGGATCGCAGACCTCTTTGATGTTTTCGAGAAACCGGTCGAAAAACTTCAGCTTCACGGTTTCAAACAGCACCGTGTGGTTTTCCGTCTTCAGGATGAAGC containing:
- a CDS encoding prolyl oligopeptidase family serine peptidase, whose product is MSVLLASAFTHAAAEESQIEARIFQSKDGGTMPYRILKPANYDPGVKYPLVLCLHGAAGCGADNTSRGTEAFTALSAPEVRKAYPAFLLTPQCPSGKRWVNTPWNEGSYSTTNIPVSEQMKQVMEILDSVEKEFSIDPSRIYVTGQSMGGYGTWDIVLRNPHKFAAAVPVCGAGDPGQAKSIAHLPVWAFHGEKDPTVPVAGSREMIRALKEAGSAARYTEYPGVGHSSWTPAWKDKELIPWLFSQRKAVEPVSKAMGK
- a CDS encoding sulfatase; its protein translation is MKKPNIVFILIDDMGWKDIACCGSEFYETPNLDRLAGQGMRFTDAYASCPVCSPTRASILAGKYPATVGITDWIDSDNYVHPARGKLIDVPYLKQLPTSEYSLAKALKAGGYRTWHVGKWHLGGDGYLPQNHGFDVNIGGGRQGYPGPGGYFSPWTIEAFKDVVVPDGTDLTDYLTDQAINLIREKSDAPYFLNLWHYTVHTPIQAKADKIKKYEDKAKAMGLDEMKTFEEGDFYPCEHKKDKRILRRLVQSDAVYAAMIETLDDNIGRLMDAIEESGEAGNTIVIFTSDNGGLATAEGSPTCNAPLAEGKGWMYEGGTREPLFIRWPGVIDAGSVCRTPVTSPDFYPTLLEAAGLDLIPGQHVDGVSFLPLLNGGKIPEPRAIFWHYPHYGNQGGTPGSSVRLGNYKLIEFFEDDRIELYGLENDPGETQNLSGKLPELARSMRETLHQWQRHVEAKIPQPNPEWKNCIATVPVAL
- a CDS encoding FAD-dependent oxidoreductase; translated protein: MSALKVKENLYWVGVQDHDIRVFDIVMFTEYGTSYNSFILKTENHTVLFETVKLKFFDRFLENIKEVCDPATIDYIVIDHTEPDHAGSLEKLLDYAPNAKVLASNVALSYLRDICNREIPGKAVADDEVIAIDDIHLQFLSVPFLHWPDSIYTYIPELKTLVTCDSFGCHYADDKVFNDQIDGDFTPAYQYYFNCIMGPFKPYVQYALERIKPLAIETICCGHGPVLRKDIPHYIGLYDQWSKPAKKEKRSKPKVVTAFVSAYGYSERLAREISAGVRDVIDADVSLRDMVTEDHDKVLAEIKEADGFLLGTCTINGDALPPIMNLAMGLNGITEGGKLAGVFGSYGWSGEGPDMVMGRLSLLRMKTVEPAFKTVFNPENKDKLAKARKYGQKFGKKLQEEWVKLKTDATGKTYWKCTVCGEVFEGAMPPQNCPVCGAGQEAFIEYTPEVVTFRDDREMRVAIIGSGAGGLAAAEALRKRNDKAQIDLYTREELLPYYRPVLTRALADKVEDTEYFIHPEHFYEKNRINLHLGVTVESLSPRDKSFRLADGKTVKYDKLVLATGASCFIPPIQGANLTEVVALREKTDFDRLNGLLAGGPKKVAIVGGGLLGLETADALHRLGHNVTVLEACPSVLPRQLDPDGSPLFTKIIQKSGVEIHYGVYVEEILGEGKVTGLKTRAPQEIPADIVIVSAGIRPNVELAKAAGLHVDRGIEVNERMQTSDSGIYAVGDCAAVNGRCGGLWEPASLQGNVAGANIAGDDKTYACKLYGATLAAFGTSLFSIGDLGAGDGKYEQIMEYNELSGKYRKIYFKDGKVVGGVLLGDVKLTNPLLLSVTRGLDTETALEMIKL